One segment of Streptomyces sp. XD-27 DNA contains the following:
- a CDS encoding carbon-nitrogen hydrolase family protein, whose amino-acid sequence MIERLDDSLPLPSRPLRVAAAQAQAAAGDIPANAATVARMVREAADDGVRVVVFPEKFLTGYEPELIRADPARYAVPADGGRDARLDPVAEACRDTGTVAVAGAAVHRAGDLYVSALAFGPDGALAARYDKQTLFKTEREVYREGASGCTLVVDDWRLGLGICYDSGFPEHARSAALDGCHAYLVGALFSVGNGYHESRVWFPARAFDNTLYAVLANHIGTPGGWNTCGSSAIWGPDGRTVAEAGPDKPELVAATLHPEQLRAAREAEPMLRDLRQEMASASRTVHRLA is encoded by the coding sequence GTGATCGAACGCCTGGATGATTCCCTGCCGTTGCCCTCCCGCCCGCTTCGCGTCGCCGCCGCGCAGGCCCAGGCCGCCGCCGGGGACATTCCCGCCAACGCCGCGACGGTGGCCCGGATGGTGCGGGAGGCCGCCGACGACGGGGTGCGGGTCGTCGTCTTTCCCGAGAAGTTCCTCACCGGGTACGAGCCGGAGCTCATCCGCGCCGACCCCGCCCGGTACGCGGTGCCCGCGGACGGCGGCCGGGACGCGCGGCTGGACCCCGTGGCGGAGGCCTGCCGCGACACCGGCACGGTGGCCGTGGCGGGGGCCGCCGTGCACAGGGCTGGGGACCTGTACGTGTCGGCGCTGGCGTTCGGCCCCGACGGCGCTCTCGCGGCCCGCTACGACAAGCAGACGCTGTTCAAGACGGAGCGCGAGGTGTACCGGGAGGGTGCGAGCGGGTGCACGCTCGTCGTCGACGACTGGCGGCTCGGGCTGGGCATCTGCTACGACTCCGGCTTCCCGGAGCACGCCCGCTCCGCCGCACTCGACGGGTGCCACGCGTACCTGGTGGGCGCGCTGTTCAGCGTGGGCAACGGCTACCACGAGTCCCGCGTCTGGTTCCCCGCCCGGGCCTTCGACAACACCCTGTACGCCGTCCTGGCCAACCACATCGGCACCCCCGGCGGGTGGAACACCTGCGGGTCGAGCGCCATCTGGGGTCCGGACGGCCGCACCGTCGCCGAAGCCGGCCCGGACAAGCCGGAGCTGGTCGCGGCAACGCTGCATCCGGAACAGCTGCGGGCCGCCCGCGAAGCGGAACCGATGCTGCGCGACCTCCGGCAGGAGATGGCCTCCGCCTCGCGCACGGTGCACCGGCTCGCGTAG
- a CDS encoding peptidylprolyl isomerase, which produces MTRVRLSTSLGDIVLELNSEKAPKTVENFLNYVDRGHYNGTIFHRVIPGFMIQGGGFTADMAQKPVDAPIDNEANNGLENICGAVTMARTNDPHSATAQFFINTVDNDFLDHTSPTPQGWGYAVFGQVIEGMNVVDAIRGVETTSKGYHQDVPVEPVIIERAERAS; this is translated from the coding sequence ATGACCAGGGTCCGGCTCAGCACCAGCCTTGGCGACATCGTGCTGGAACTCAACAGCGAGAAGGCGCCGAAGACCGTCGAGAACTTCCTGAACTATGTCGACCGCGGCCACTACAACGGCACGATCTTCCACCGGGTGATCCCGGGCTTCATGATCCAGGGTGGCGGCTTCACCGCCGACATGGCGCAGAAGCCGGTCGACGCCCCGATCGACAACGAGGCGAACAACGGCCTGGAGAACATCTGCGGCGCCGTGACCATGGCGCGGACGAACGACCCGCACTCGGCGACCGCGCAGTTCTTCATCAACACCGTCGACAACGATTTCCTGGACCACACGTCGCCGACGCCGCAGGGCTGGGGCTACGCGGTGTTCGGCCAGGTCATCGAGGGCATGAACGTCGTCGATGCAATCAGGGGTGTCGAGACGACTTCCAAGGGCTACCATCAGGACGTTCCGGTTGAGCCCGTGATCATCGAGCGCGCGGAGCGCGCGTCGTAA
- a CDS encoding dienelactone hydrolase family protein — translation MADHDLNGFDRDTFTHDGTTRRILRRGTGPAVIVMAEIPGITPKVLEFAERVAAIGCTAVLPVLFGTPGRSADPVADGRLKSGRYMASSIWRVCVSREFTLLATGKTSAVVTWLRALSAHEHQRCQGPGVGAVGMCLTGGFALAMAADERLLAPVLSQPSLPLALTRSRAAGIDISAEDLAAVRGRCERDGLRVMGLRFRGDRLVPGDRFAFLRRELGDAFTAVELDDSVANPGAAMPPHSVLTEHLIDEPGQPTRAALDQVLDLFRTRLLEAQRGS, via the coding sequence ATGGCCGATCACGATCTGAACGGGTTCGACCGCGACACCTTCACCCATGACGGCACCACCCGCCGGATCCTCCGGCGTGGCACGGGGCCCGCGGTGATCGTGATGGCGGAGATCCCGGGGATCACGCCCAAGGTGCTGGAGTTCGCGGAACGGGTGGCCGCGATCGGCTGCACCGCCGTGCTCCCGGTGCTCTTCGGCACGCCCGGACGTAGTGCCGACCCCGTGGCCGACGGCCGGCTGAAGTCCGGGCGCTACATGGCCTCGTCGATATGGCGGGTGTGCGTGAGCCGTGAGTTCACCCTACTGGCCACGGGGAAGACCTCAGCGGTGGTGACCTGGCTGCGTGCCCTGTCCGCGCACGAGCACCAGCGCTGCCAGGGCCCCGGGGTCGGGGCCGTCGGCATGTGTCTCACCGGAGGCTTCGCGCTGGCCATGGCCGCCGATGAGCGTCTTCTCGCCCCCGTTCTGTCCCAGCCGTCCCTGCCGCTGGCCCTCACCAGGAGCCGGGCCGCGGGCATCGACATCTCCGCCGAGGACCTCGCCGCGGTACGGGGCCGCTGCGAACGCGACGGTCTTCGCGTCATGGGGCTGCGGTTCCGCGGGGACCGGTTGGTACCGGGCGACCGCTTCGCCTTCCTGCGGCGCGAACTCGGCGACGCGTTCACCGCCGTCGAACTGGACGATTCCGTCGCCAACCCCGGCGCGGCCATGCCGCCGCACTCGGTGCTGACCGAGCACCTGATCGACGAACCCGGCCAGCCGACCCGCGCGGCGCTGGACCAGGTACTCGACCTCTTCCGCACCCGCCTGCTCGAAGCGCAGCGCGGATCGTGA
- a CDS encoding nitronate monooxygenase family protein: MAAFTTPLCGRLGIEVPVAQAPIGSAVTTELVAAVADAGGLGTLALTWVTPEEAVRRIREVRRLTPRPFAVNLVLDFPVDELLDACLAEGVPIISTFWGDPSTVAGRVRSAGAVHLHTVGSVTEAERAVAAGVDVVVAQGWEAGGHVRGEVTTMALVPAVVDAVRPVPVIAAGGIADGRGLAAALALGAQAGWLGTRFLTAREAATHEVYRDAVIRAASQEAVHTRCFDGGWPNAPHRALRNSTLSAWEAAGRPAAPNRPGEGDVVARSADGRAWPRYEDMVPVPGMSGDLGALALYAGQSVGLVHYVAPAGRIVADIAADAAALVRQPRTL; the protein is encoded by the coding sequence ATGGCGGCGTTCACCACACCCCTGTGCGGACGACTGGGCATCGAGGTGCCCGTGGCGCAGGCGCCCATCGGGTCCGCGGTCACCACGGAGCTGGTGGCTGCGGTGGCGGACGCGGGCGGGCTCGGCACCCTCGCTCTGACGTGGGTCACCCCGGAAGAGGCGGTACGCCGGATCCGGGAGGTCCGGCGATTGACGCCGAGGCCGTTCGCGGTGAACTTGGTGCTGGACTTCCCGGTGGACGAGTTGCTCGACGCCTGTCTGGCGGAGGGCGTGCCGATCATCTCGACGTTCTGGGGTGATCCGTCCACTGTCGCCGGACGCGTGCGCTCGGCCGGCGCGGTTCACCTCCACACGGTCGGTTCCGTCACCGAGGCCGAACGCGCCGTCGCCGCGGGCGTGGACGTCGTCGTCGCCCAGGGCTGGGAAGCCGGCGGTCACGTGCGCGGGGAGGTCACCACGATGGCGCTGGTGCCCGCCGTCGTGGACGCCGTGCGTCCGGTGCCGGTCATCGCGGCCGGCGGCATCGCCGACGGGCGCGGGCTCGCGGCGGCACTGGCGCTCGGGGCCCAGGCCGGATGGCTGGGCACCCGCTTCCTGACGGCACGGGAGGCGGCCACGCACGAGGTCTACCGCGACGCCGTGATCCGGGCCGCCTCGCAGGAGGCGGTGCATACGCGGTGCTTCGACGGCGGCTGGCCCAACGCCCCGCACCGCGCCCTGCGCAACTCCACGCTCAGCGCCTGGGAGGCCGCCGGCCGCCCCGCTGCGCCGAACCGCCCCGGCGAAGGCGATGTCGTGGCCCGAAGCGCCGACGGACGGGCCTGGCCGCGTTACGAGGACATGGTCCCCGTGCCCGGCATGTCCGGCGACCTGGGGGCCCTGGCCCTCTACGCGGGCCAGAGCGTCGGGCTGGTCCACTACGTCGCCCCGGCGGGCCGCATCGTGGCGGACATCGCCGCCGATGCCGCGGCCCTCGTGAGACAGCCACGGACACTCTGA
- a CDS encoding protein kilB has translation MWSTVIAVAGTLLGGALTGLLQFRGERAARAERRAEALRLALGELVAALGDHRRAMWHREDLRLNGASQEALQAARAASHVTRSAVTAPLVSVSVLEPSLAEPARKAALAALEIRDVADRTVLAARREAAIAATDDLVAAAGRVMA, from the coding sequence ATGTGGTCCACCGTCATCGCCGTGGCGGGCACGCTGCTCGGCGGCGCGCTCACCGGACTGCTTCAGTTCAGGGGTGAGCGAGCCGCCCGCGCTGAGCGGAGGGCGGAAGCGCTGCGCTTGGCGCTGGGCGAACTCGTGGCCGCCTTGGGTGACCATCGGCGGGCCATGTGGCACCGCGAAGACCTTCGCCTGAACGGGGCGAGCCAGGAAGCCCTCCAGGCAGCCCGTGCAGCGTCCCACGTCACCCGCTCGGCCGTGACCGCCCCCTTGGTCTCGGTCTCCGTCCTCGAACCGTCCCTCGCCGAACCGGCGCGCAAGGCCGCCCTGGCCGCATTGGAGATACGCGACGTCGCCGACCGCACCGTCCTGGCCGCCCGCCGCGAGGCCGCCATCGCGGCGACCGACGACCTGGTCGCCGCCGCGGGCCGCGTCATGGCCTGA
- a CDS encoding VOC family protein has protein sequence MTSRFTELAVDCHDPERLAAFWCEVLDFKVIDRSEGKVEIGSWVPTVEDVRARQMSPTLLFIQVPEGKIVKNRLHLDVSPIDGSTEDEVTRLLGLGAARTDVGQGSGRNWVVMADPEGNEFCVLRTLAPQN, from the coding sequence ATGACAAGTAGGTTCACCGAGTTGGCTGTTGACTGCCACGATCCGGAGAGGCTCGCGGCCTTCTGGTGCGAGGTCCTGGACTTCAAGGTGATCGACCGGAGCGAGGGCAAGGTCGAGATCGGTTCCTGGGTACCGACCGTTGAGGATGTTCGGGCCCGCCAGATGTCGCCCACTCTGCTGTTCATCCAGGTGCCCGAGGGCAAGATCGTGAAGAACCGGCTTCACCTCGACGTCAGCCCGATCGACGGCAGCACCGAGGACGAGGTGACCAGATTGCTCGGCCTGGGCGCCGCCAGGACGGATGTGGGCCAAGGCTCAGGCCGAAACTGGGTGGTCATGGCAGACCCCGAGGGCAACGAGTTCTGCGTCCTTCGCACCCTGGCACCGCAGAACTAG
- a CDS encoding TnsA-like heteromeric transposase endonuclease subunit produces MEISVRTPAVEPRAMWSHSCTLDDLVTPYAVDPTVVARLEAGPGWARRWTAVWRASRARVVCPVPDLADFPTLASAPVRSFTWQARQRHRPGLQFVLATSRMHGFESLEERRLLLALDFTGGIEEVLSQPFKLRFTAIGGGEDHTPDFLVLLNGTAVLIDVRPGHRVKDKDLVKFAAAERAAASAGWRYLVVTGWRRHVAAGLDALSARRRPMADRLGLHDELLEMVAERPRRFGDLVEATSLPAVARAHAVHLL; encoded by the coding sequence ATGGAGATCTCGGTCCGTACACCGGCCGTCGAGCCCCGGGCGATGTGGTCGCATAGCTGCACCCTGGATGATCTCGTCACGCCGTACGCCGTCGACCCGACGGTGGTCGCACGGCTGGAGGCGGGGCCGGGATGGGCTCGTCGGTGGACGGCGGTGTGGAGGGCGTCCCGGGCGCGGGTGGTCTGCCCGGTCCCGGACCTGGCTGACTTCCCCACGCTCGCCTCGGCACCGGTGCGGAGCTTCACCTGGCAGGCTCGACAGCGGCACCGCCCGGGGCTGCAGTTTGTGCTGGCAACGAGCCGGATGCACGGCTTCGAGAGCTTGGAAGAGCGCCGCCTGCTGCTGGCCTTGGACTTCACGGGCGGTATTGAGGAGGTGCTGTCCCAGCCGTTCAAGCTCAGGTTCACCGCCATCGGCGGAGGCGAGGACCACACCCCGGACTTCCTGGTGCTGCTGAACGGGACGGCGGTGCTGATCGATGTCCGCCCCGGTCATCGGGTCAAGGACAAGGACTTGGTGAAGTTCGCCGCGGCTGAGCGGGCGGCTGCCTCGGCCGGGTGGCGCTACCTGGTGGTGACCGGCTGGCGCCGACATGTGGCAGCAGGGCTGGACGCGCTGTCGGCCCGGCGCCGACCGATGGCCGACCGCCTGGGGCTGCACGATGAGCTGTTGGAGATGGTTGCCGAGCGTCCCCGGCGGTTCGGCGACCTGGTCGAGGCTACGTCGCTGCCCGCCGTCGCCCGCGCCCATGCCGTCCATCTGCTCTGA
- a CDS encoding helix-turn-helix domain-containing protein, with translation MATPTPGRPVRGSTTGRPLMAALDLFGRRWTLRVVWELHEGALGFRALRERCENMSSSVLRQRLVELIEARLVHQTPDGRYALTELGREARTALNPLVGWSATWAAALTEQPDDEHR, from the coding sequence ATGGCCACACCGACGCCGGGACGGCCGGTACGCGGCTCGACCACCGGACGCCCCCTGATGGCCGCGCTCGATCTCTTCGGTCGGCGGTGGACCCTGCGAGTGGTGTGGGAACTGCACGAAGGCGCGCTGGGCTTCCGCGCCCTCCGCGAGCGCTGCGAGAACATGTCCTCCAGCGTGCTGCGCCAACGACTCGTCGAGTTGATCGAGGCCCGTCTGGTGCACCAAACCCCGGACGGCCGCTACGCCCTCACCGAGCTCGGACGGGAGGCCCGCACGGCGCTCAACCCCCTCGTCGGCTGGTCGGCCACCTGGGCCGCCGCACTGACCGAGCAGCCCGACGACGAACACCGCTGA
- a CDS encoding VOC family protein produces the protein MAMSWKLVIDSTNAPALADFWAAALEYEVEDPSALIEQLLATGRIGEEAVIEHHGRRNFRGYAAIRHPEDPFDEASGVGRGRRLLFQDVPEGKVGKNRLHIDIHSEPGGLDELVARLEDLGATRVREVDQGPAGHWWIMQDPEGNEFCAA, from the coding sequence ATGGCAATGAGTTGGAAGCTGGTCATCGACAGCACGAACGCACCTGCCCTCGCGGACTTCTGGGCCGCTGCCCTGGAGTACGAGGTGGAAGACCCCAGCGCTCTCATCGAGCAGCTGCTGGCCACCGGCCGCATCGGCGAGGAGGCGGTCATCGAGCATCACGGCCGCAGGAACTTCCGCGGCTACGCCGCGATCCGCCACCCCGAGGACCCGTTCGACGAGGCCAGCGGCGTCGGCCGCGGGCGGAGGCTGCTCTTCCAGGACGTACCCGAGGGCAAGGTGGGCAAGAACCGCCTGCACATCGACATCCACAGCGAACCCGGCGGCCTCGACGAGCTGGTGGCCCGGCTGGAAGACCTGGGGGCAACCCGCGTCCGCGAAGTCGACCAGGGGCCCGCTGGGCACTGGTGGATCATGCAGGACCCGGAAGGCAACGAGTTCTGCGCGGCGTAA
- a CDS encoding DUF1062 domain-containing protein yields the protein MSKNWVGVPTCLPIVLRHCHRCASGHFRASGKFRVNANHKLLDAWLLALCTECGDTTKLAVLERMNMRSVQPELLNLLHDNDPGLAAELLQDPLVRRRDVGGSGRTDRPAWRSPYGPPPHRAHRGRWAPVPVLARSRSAVRRRYLCGRCD from the coding sequence GTGTCCAAGAACTGGGTGGGCGTGCCCACCTGCCTGCCGATCGTTCTCCGCCATTGCCATAGGTGCGCCTCCGGGCACTTCCGGGCGAGCGGCAAATTCCGCGTCAATGCGAACCACAAGCTCCTCGACGCCTGGCTCCTCGCACTGTGCACCGAGTGCGGGGACACCACCAAGCTCGCTGTCCTGGAGCGGATGAACATGCGTTCCGTACAACCCGAGCTCCTGAACCTGCTGCACGACAACGACCCCGGCCTGGCAGCCGAACTGCTCCAGGACCCGCTCGTACGGCGCCGCGACGTGGGCGGCTCGGGTCGAACCGACCGGCCGGCCTGGCGGTCGCCGTACGGTCCGCCGCCGCACCGGGCGCACCGCGGCCGGTGGGCGCCTGTGCCGGTGTTGGCCAGGTCTCGGTCCGCTGTGCGGCGCCGATACCTATGCGGCCGGTGCGACTGA
- a CDS encoding EF-hand domain-containing protein: MSEKARKLFEALDLDDDGTLTRVEVILALRAKGPTLAAQGDLPFWGVGDVDASSALFDAADQNGDSVLTYEEFAREVDRRFGW; encoded by the coding sequence GTGAGCGAAAAGGCCCGCAAGCTGTTCGAAGCGCTGGACCTCGACGACGACGGCACTCTGACCCGGGTGGAGGTCATCCTCGCCCTGCGCGCCAAGGGCCCGACCCTTGCCGCCCAAGGCGACCTGCCGTTCTGGGGCGTGGGGGACGTCGACGCCTCCTCGGCCCTGTTCGACGCCGCCGACCAGAACGGCGACAGCGTGCTGACGTATGAGGAGTTCGCCCGGGAGGTCGACCGCCGCTTCGGCTGGTAG
- a CDS encoding SRPBCC domain-containing protein, producing the protein MPTGLTKDAGWQIGVSRTLPHPAPVVWDFISSPEGLALWLGPGAVLTPERGAPYRTAAGVTGEVRGYRPADRIRVTHGTTTVQAALAPTADGARTMLRFHQEHLASAEEREQQRAHWQRILDQVADALDRQ; encoded by the coding sequence ATGCCCACCGGACTCACCAAAGACGCAGGCTGGCAGATCGGCGTGTCCCGCACGCTGCCCCACCCCGCGCCCGTCGTCTGGGACTTCATCAGCAGCCCCGAAGGGCTCGCCCTCTGGCTCGGCCCCGGCGCGGTCCTCACCCCGGAACGCGGCGCACCCTACCGGACGGCCGCAGGAGTGACGGGCGAGGTGCGCGGCTACCGCCCGGCAGACCGCATCCGCGTCACCCACGGCACCACCACGGTCCAGGCCGCGCTCGCCCCCACTGCCGACGGGGCCCGGACGATGCTCCGCTTCCACCAGGAGCACCTGGCGAGCGCCGAAGAGCGCGAACAGCAGCGGGCGCACTGGCAGCGCATCCTGGACCAGGTCGCTGACGCCCTCGACCGGCAGTGA
- a CDS encoding nucleoside-triphosphatase, translating into MNTCSEVAMPTRILLEGRPGVGKTTVVRRLASLLHTRTPVGFTTEEIREGTARVGFALETLDGRRAVLAHVAFPGPPRVGRYGVDLRVMEELALSAIAPLTRNPAPGDLALIDELGRMELSSSAFREAVEELFTAGIDLVATVHAHHDPFTDALKRRAGIELVRVTAQNRDALPGTLAARLEP; encoded by the coding sequence ATGAACACATGCTCGGAGGTTGCGATGCCGACACGAATCCTGCTCGAGGGACGCCCTGGCGTGGGCAAGACGACCGTCGTGCGGCGGCTCGCCTCCCTGTTGCACACCCGTACGCCCGTCGGATTCACGACGGAGGAGATCCGGGAGGGCACCGCCCGAGTGGGTTTCGCACTGGAGACGCTGGACGGCAGGCGGGCCGTGCTCGCGCATGTCGCCTTCCCCGGGCCGCCGCGCGTCGGCCGGTACGGTGTCGATCTGCGCGTCATGGAGGAACTGGCGCTGTCGGCCATCGCCCCGCTGACGCGGAACCCGGCACCGGGGGATCTCGCGCTCATCGACGAGCTGGGCCGGATGGAGCTGTCCAGCTCCGCGTTCCGGGAGGCCGTGGAGGAACTGTTCACAGCCGGCATCGACCTCGTCGCCACCGTGCACGCGCACCACGACCCGTTCACCGACGCCCTCAAGCGGCGCGCCGGCATCGAACTGGTCCGGGTGACAGCGCAGAACCGGGATGCGCTGCCCGGGACACTGGCGGCTCGGCTGGAGCCGTAA
- the katG gene encoding catalase/peroxidase HPI encodes MSGSESENPVIPSPAPTPTRPKTNRDWWPNQLDLQVLHQHSPHANPMDEDFDYAEEFATLDLGALKRDVFEVMTASQDWWPADYGHYGPLFIRMSWHAAGTYRIADGRGGGGSGAQRFAPLNSWPDNASLDKARRLLWPVKQKYGRKISWADLLVFAGNCAMESMGFKTFGFGFGREDIWEPEEIFWGLEDTWLGDERYSGERELAGPFGAVQMGLIYVNPEGPNGNPDPLAAARDIRETFGRMAMNDEETVALIVGGHTFGKCHGAVDPSYIGPEPEAGPIEQQGLGWRNTYGSGKGADALTSGLEGAWTLEPTKWDNGYLDNLFRYDWELTSSPAGANQWTPTDPSAAGTVPDAHDPSKRHAPMMLTTDLALKVDPVYGPIAKSFHENPDKLAVAFAKAWYKLLHRDMGPIARYLGPWIPEPQLWQDPVPAVDHELVADEDIAALKGRILDSGLSVAQLVTTAWASAASFRGTDKRGGANGARIRLAPQKDWEINDLPEVAEVLRTLEQIRQDFNRSQTGGTKVSLADLIVLGGCAAVEQAARNAGHDITVPFAPGRTDASQEQTDVESFAVLEPRADGFRNYVRAGEKLSPETLLLDRANLLTLTAPEMTVLIGGMRALNAGFGRSPHGVLTHRPETLTTDFFVNLLDMGTEWKASASVENVFDGRDRATGEVKWTATAVDLIFGSHSQLRAVSEVYASADAGEKFVRDFVAAWDKVMNLDRFDLP; translated from the coding sequence GTGTCCGGCAGCGAAAGCGAGAACCCAGTAATCCCCTCTCCGGCCCCCACGCCGACTCGCCCCAAGACGAACCGGGACTGGTGGCCGAATCAGCTGGACCTTCAAGTTCTCCACCAGCACTCGCCCCACGCCAATCCGATGGACGAGGACTTCGATTACGCGGAGGAGTTCGCGACCCTCGACCTCGGTGCGCTGAAGCGGGACGTGTTCGAGGTGATGACAGCGTCCCAGGACTGGTGGCCCGCCGACTACGGCCACTACGGGCCGCTCTTCATCCGGATGAGTTGGCATGCCGCGGGAACGTACCGGATCGCCGACGGCCGGGGCGGTGGCGGCAGCGGCGCGCAGCGCTTCGCTCCCCTCAACAGTTGGCCGGACAACGCGAGCCTCGACAAGGCGCGCCGTCTGCTCTGGCCGGTCAAGCAGAAGTACGGCCGGAAAATCTCCTGGGCCGACCTTCTCGTCTTCGCCGGCAACTGCGCCATGGAATCCATGGGGTTCAAGACGTTCGGGTTCGGCTTCGGGCGAGAGGACATCTGGGAACCCGAGGAGATCTTCTGGGGGCTCGAGGACACGTGGCTCGGAGATGAGCGCTACAGCGGCGAAAGAGAGCTCGCCGGTCCTTTCGGTGCCGTGCAGATGGGACTGATCTACGTCAATCCGGAGGGGCCCAACGGCAACCCGGATCCCCTGGCTGCCGCCAGGGACATTCGCGAGACGTTCGGGCGTATGGCGATGAATGACGAGGAGACGGTTGCGCTCATCGTCGGCGGCCACACGTTCGGCAAGTGTCACGGTGCGGTCGATCCCTCGTACATCGGTCCGGAACCCGAGGCCGGCCCCATCGAGCAGCAGGGCCTCGGTTGGAGGAACACCTACGGCAGCGGCAAGGGCGCCGACGCGCTCACCAGTGGGCTCGAGGGCGCATGGACCTTGGAGCCGACGAAGTGGGACAACGGGTACCTGGACAACCTGTTCAGGTACGACTGGGAGCTGACGTCGAGCCCCGCCGGTGCGAACCAGTGGACTCCGACGGATCCGTCGGCCGCGGGCACCGTGCCTGATGCTCATGATCCGTCGAAGAGGCACGCTCCCATGATGCTGACGACGGACCTGGCGCTGAAGGTGGACCCGGTCTACGGGCCGATCGCGAAGAGCTTCCACGAGAACCCCGACAAGCTCGCGGTGGCGTTCGCCAAGGCGTGGTACAAGCTGCTGCACCGCGATATGGGACCCATCGCGCGTTACCTCGGCCCGTGGATTCCCGAGCCGCAGTTGTGGCAGGACCCGGTCCCCGCGGTCGATCACGAACTGGTCGCGGACGAGGACATCGCCGCCCTCAAGGGCAGGATCCTCGACTCGGGACTGTCCGTCGCCCAGCTGGTCACCACCGCTTGGGCGTCGGCGGCGAGCTTCCGCGGCACCGACAAGCGGGGCGGGGCCAACGGGGCACGGATTCGGCTGGCGCCGCAGAAGGACTGGGAGATCAACGACCTGCCCGAGGTGGCCGAGGTGCTGCGGACCCTTGAGCAGATCCGGCAGGACTTCAACCGCTCACAGACCGGCGGAACGAAGGTCTCACTCGCCGACCTGATCGTCCTGGGCGGGTGCGCGGCCGTCGAGCAGGCCGCGAGGAACGCCGGGCACGACATCACCGTCCCGTTCGCCCCGGGGCGCACGGACGCTTCGCAGGAGCAGACGGACGTGGAGTCGTTCGCCGTGCTCGAGCCCAGGGCGGACGGCTTCCGCAACTACGTCCGGGCGGGAGAGAAGCTGTCGCCGGAGACCCTCCTGCTGGACCGCGCCAACCTGCTGACACTGACCGCTCCCGAGATGACGGTTCTGATCGGCGGCATGCGGGCTCTGAACGCCGGCTTCGGGCGGTCCCCGCACGGCGTCCTCACCCACCGGCCGGAGACACTGACCACCGACTTCTTCGTCAACCTGCTCGACATGGGCACCGAGTGGAAGGCGTCGGCTTCGGTCGAGAACGTGTTCGACGGCCGGGATCGCGCCACGGGCGAGGTCAAGTGGACCGCCACCGCCGTCGACCTCATCTTCGGTTCGCACTCCCAGCTCCGTGCGGTCTCGGAGGTCTACGCGTCCGCGGACGCGGGAGAGAAGTTCGTGCGCGACTTCGTGGCGGCGTGGGACAAGGTGATGAACCTCGACCGGTTCGACCTCCCCTGA
- a CDS encoding CGNR zinc finger domain-containing protein yields MDSTATKGLTLHSHTGVAYRFDPGALCLELLVTGGPGPYRRYEVLHEPADLAAWADRSRLTPTPALEISEAEVADIRRLRDALFRVVIAHTRGEPHPPGDLETINEAAARPALAPAITPTGKRQWAGTPSGTHLAATVARDAVELLTGPFAHRIRTCAAEDCHLVYVDTSRPGRRRWCSMEHCGNRHKVRALRARHSEEG; encoded by the coding sequence ATGGACTCCACTGCAACCAAGGGGCTGACGCTGCACTCCCATACCGGCGTCGCCTACCGGTTCGACCCTGGCGCGCTGTGCCTGGAACTGCTGGTCACCGGCGGCCCAGGCCCATACCGCCGGTACGAGGTCCTGCACGAGCCCGCCGACCTGGCCGCCTGGGCGGACCGATCGCGGCTGACCCCGACGCCCGCACTGGAGATCTCCGAAGCCGAGGTGGCCGACATACGAAGGCTGCGCGACGCACTGTTCCGAGTGGTCATCGCCCACACACGCGGCGAGCCGCACCCGCCCGGTGACCTGGAGACCATCAACGAGGCGGCCGCCCGTCCCGCCCTGGCACCCGCTATCACGCCGACCGGGAAGCGGCAGTGGGCCGGCACCCCCAGCGGCACGCACCTGGCGGCCACCGTCGCCCGGGACGCGGTCGAGTTGCTGACCGGCCCCTTCGCACACCGCATCCGCACCTGCGCCGCCGAAGACTGCCACCTCGTCTACGTCGACACCTCACGCCCCGGCCGCCGCCGCTGGTGCTCCATGGAGCACTGCGGCAACCGGCACAAGGTCAGGGCGCTGCGCGCCCGCCACTCCGAGGAAGGATGA